In Candidatus Chlorohelix allophototropha, one DNA window encodes the following:
- a CDS encoding GDP-mannose 4,6-dehydratase: MLNFHLPRKSSRILITGGMGFIGSHLTEALLNKDCHVTILDNLSTGSFENVQHLMGHPNLRFVVDNLTSEVVLDRLASECDTIIHLAAAVGVKLVVEDPARTIETNVMGTDAILQAALRYRVKVMIASTSEVYGKGIRFPFSEDDDVVLGSTANSRWGYAASKMVDEFLGLAYYRQKGLPVVIFRLFNTVGPRQTGHYGMVVPRLVQQAISGEQLTVYGDGQQSRCFCHVEDAVRAIIGLSECPEAVGQVFNIGSTEEVSILQLAQRVLKTVNQLDGDGLGSTDDIKFIPYAQAYAEGFEDMRRRVPNISKINQYIGWQPRATLDDILRDVVLSMLPDKLNVNAA; encoded by the coding sequence ATGCTTAATTTTCATTTACCTCGCAAATCTTCACGGATTCTAATTACCGGCGGAATGGGCTTTATCGGCAGCCATCTAACGGAAGCGTTATTGAACAAAGATTGCCATGTAACGATTCTCGATAACCTTTCTACCGGGAGTTTTGAGAATGTCCAGCACTTGATGGGGCATCCCAACCTTCGCTTCGTAGTGGATAACCTGACCAGTGAGGTGGTACTCGACCGTTTAGCCAGCGAATGTGACACCATTATTCACTTGGCGGCGGCAGTGGGCGTGAAATTGGTAGTGGAAGACCCCGCGCGTACCATTGAAACCAACGTTATGGGTACGGACGCGATTTTGCAAGCTGCCCTGCGCTATCGGGTTAAGGTAATGATTGCCTCTACCTCTGAAGTTTACGGTAAGGGTATCCGCTTCCCCTTCAGCGAAGATGATGACGTGGTGCTAGGTTCTACTGCTAACAGTCGTTGGGGTTATGCCGCCTCAAAGATGGTTGATGAATTCCTCGGCTTGGCTTATTACCGCCAGAAGGGACTTCCGGTAGTAATTTTCCGGCTGTTTAACACGGTCGGTCCGCGCCAAACCGGACATTACGGCATGGTTGTGCCGCGCTTAGTACAGCAAGCTATAAGCGGAGAGCAATTGACCGTTTACGGCGATGGTCAGCAATCCCGCTGCTTCTGCCACGTAGAAGATGCCGTTAGAGCAATCATCGGGTTGTCGGAATGCCCGGAAGCGGTTGGTCAGGTGTTCAACATCGGCTCAACCGAAGAAGTATCCATCCTGCAATTGGCGCAGCGTGTGTTAAAAACGGTGAACCAGTTAGATGGCGATGGGCTAGGCAGCACCGATGACATCAAATTTATCCCCTATGCTCAGGCGTATGCGGAAGGTTTTGAGGATATGCGGCGGCGCGTCCCCAATATCTCCAAAATAAACCAATACATCGGCTGGCAACCTCGCGCCACTTTGGACGATATTTTGCGAGATGTGGTACTCAGCATGTTGCCCGATAAGCTCAATGTAAACGCGGCTTAG
- a CDS encoding nucleotide sugar dehydrogenase — translation MMTVTEINEQVIIDNKRTVTVSSAGAALLNRLETRQAIVAIIGLGYVGLPLAVAYAEAGFRVVGLDIDKRRVATLNAGKSHIEDISSERVAAIITPLTGLNNRQPRVGKQDGEKATGSLSVTTDYNILQDVDAVIICVPTPLSKTKDPDMSYIISAADEIALRIHTGMLIVLESTTYPGTTEELILPLLEQAQNKNNTHGFNSDSRSALVVGRDFFLAFSPERIDPGRKDWTVRTTPKVIGGVTPTCLQVALKLYGSAIETVVPVSSPRAAEMVKLLENTFRAVNIGLINEVAIMCEHLGVSVWEVIDAAKTKPFGFMTFYPGPGLGGHCIPVDPHYLAWKLKTLNYNARFIQLAEEINFGMPHYVLTKISDALNLNAKPIRGSRVVVLGVSYKEDVGDLRESPALDLIHLLQEKGANVAYHDPYVPALAVADLSLNSIELDENALNQADCVVITTAHRCFDWNWIVENSHLVVDTRNATRHVEGHSDRIVLL, via the coding sequence ATGATGACCGTTACCGAAATAAATGAGCAAGTAATTATAGATAACAAACGCACCGTTACAGTTTCTAGCGCAGGCGCAGCTCTTTTGAATCGGCTTGAGACTCGTCAAGCCATCGTAGCAATTATCGGTTTGGGTTATGTAGGATTGCCGCTGGCAGTAGCTTATGCCGAAGCGGGTTTCAGAGTAGTAGGTTTGGACATTGATAAAAGAAGGGTCGCCACCCTTAACGCCGGAAAGAGTCATATTGAGGATATTTCCTCCGAGCGTGTGGCAGCTATAATCACGCCTCTGACCGGGCTAAATAATCGCCAACCCCGCGTTGGGAAACAGGACGGCGAGAAAGCAACCGGCAGCTTGAGCGTAACTACCGATTACAACATTTTGCAGGATGTGGATGCCGTTATTATCTGTGTGCCGACTCCCTTGAGCAAAACCAAAGACCCGGACATGTCCTACATCATTTCAGCGGCAGATGAAATTGCGCTGCGCATCCACACCGGAATGCTGATTGTGCTGGAAAGTACCACTTATCCCGGCACTACCGAAGAATTAATCCTGCCTTTGCTGGAGCAGGCTCAGAATAAGAACAACACGCACGGTTTTAACTCGGATAGTCGCTCGGCGCTGGTGGTTGGGCGGGATTTCTTCCTCGCTTTCTCCCCTGAAAGAATTGATCCGGGTCGTAAGGACTGGACTGTTCGCACTACTCCTAAAGTAATCGGCGGCGTGACCCCTACCTGTTTACAGGTCGCCTTGAAGCTTTACGGCAGCGCGATTGAAACGGTAGTACCGGTATCATCCCCCCGTGCGGCGGAAATGGTCAAGCTACTGGAAAACACCTTCCGCGCGGTGAATATCGGCTTGATTAACGAAGTCGCCATTATGTGCGAGCATTTGGGCGTGAGCGTTTGGGAAGTTATTGACGCAGCGAAAACCAAGCCCTTCGGCTTTATGACCTTCTATCCCGGTCCCGGTTTGGGCGGACATTGCATCCCGGTTGACCCGCATTATCTCGCTTGGAAGCTCAAAACTTTGAACTACAATGCGCGTTTTATCCAGCTTGCCGAAGAAATCAATTTCGGGATGCCCCATTACGTGCTGACGAAAATCTCCGATGCCCTGAACCTAAACGCTAAGCCCATTCGAGGCTCGCGGGTGGTGGTGCTAGGCGTTTCTTACAAAGAAGATGTGGGCGACCTTCGAGAGTCTCCTGCGCTTGACCTGATTCACTTGCTTCAGGAAAAAGGCGCGAATGTAGCTTATCACGACCCTTATGTCCCGGCATTAGCTGTTGCCGACTTGTCCTTAAACTCGATAGAGCTAGATGAAAATGCTTTGAACCAAGCAGATTGTGTGGTTATCACTACCGCCCATCGCTGTTTTGACTGGAATTGGATTGTGGAGAACAGTCATTTAGTAGTTGATACCAGAAACGCTACCCGTCACGTTGAGGGGCATTCAGACCGAATTGTGTTGCTCTAA
- the pelF gene encoding GT4 family glycosyltransferase PelF — MNQLIPAEEEIVPAVSETSEALKVMLVTEGTYPFHWGGVSTWCHLLIRDLPEVNFTVFSIAADPHLTPQITLLDNVVDFRPIPLWGIREATELNQNLGMLELLKKKQHTSEEIIAEKFVPIFSSFIRDLFLSDSEPERLGEYLHKMYRFYLEHNFDTVMRSKAVWDSFVDTVQQSFPQSAANYGYPNAEFALEDITTALQWLYHWFFPLANPLPKVDVTHTSMAGISTMIGIVAKLEYGTAFLLSEHGIYLRERYLEEAQSSGSLFLKLFKLRFARRMTDLSYAASDQVSPCCDYNQRWELQSGAVKDRLRTIYYGADDQKFYAAGKPIGEPPVVVWVGRINPLKDVMTLLKAAALVHESRPDIKFQLYGSPPLEDIPYYEECKALQSSLGLEEAVIFKGYASNTAEAYNEGDVVVLSSISEGFPFATLEAMLCGKPIVATSVGGIPEQIAGCGFVVEPRNPKEMADAILKLMNDKELCAQLGVAAREKALQEFSVRQSREAYMTSYYRITNRTMPEALFAAGVETKVLNSALPIDVALTDAFMFMPSGGESGLLVNLNDGSRQPSYAFHEYEQEEFAAPSAFNGHSGVSQLIITGSSYLSQANNSYSEADIIAQADEEILFENVAIISDTTQEIVAEPERVEVTVEMVRVMADEVMRHCPQPLDFLEVTAIIESFGTTDDIARHQYGAPDTFALAKAVLAIIREEHPPMVGVTRKDRPAPLSSLRLKIMQYSSGPIALLPGLLIIGIIQFYAISGQFASDQIMALSLGISAGLLLTNGFLQAIMRRTSICLSLNNSRSAGKYLARSLRLAAFSVIGLAITAMLLASWFNIYTFEDRLLFCLAYTAFSIIWLAGGSLSLLKAQVWLGIALASGLGLAIASNLLTGLFLREHLIVSTVVGFVATLGIIFYTVRGRFAKIRKNVKRERAALPSNSYMLYEAAPYFTYGMFYVAFITAPHFLGWLGKVSGDQSRSWAIASLELGLTLALPPLVLVGGFAERAVRLFWEEAKVAQANTSGLAVDQFGRRLLVFYRHERRRYSIALFLVSVVFAIPIWLLIHFDIFSAWIGVNTDAVVIFFIAGLVAYYWLGQGLFNCMFGLTLARPTVAVRAVVVGMIVMLVLGIPLALNVDFKYCLAAFIAGSLAFVIASSRLTQKVLASADYYYFAAA; from the coding sequence GTGAATCAATTAATTCCAGCAGAAGAAGAAATTGTACCAGCAGTTAGTGAGACTTCTGAAGCTCTAAAAGTAATGCTGGTAACTGAGGGAACCTACCCATTTCATTGGGGTGGGGTCAGTACTTGGTGTCATCTATTGATACGGGATTTGCCTGAAGTGAATTTTACAGTATTCAGCATTGCCGCTGACCCGCATCTTACACCCCAAATAACCCTGCTCGACAATGTTGTCGATTTTCGCCCTATTCCGCTGTGGGGTATCCGCGAAGCTACCGAGCTTAACCAAAACCTAGGCATGCTCGAACTGCTCAAGAAAAAGCAGCACACCTCTGAGGAAATCATAGCCGAAAAATTCGTGCCGATATTTAGCAGCTTTATCAGGGATTTATTTCTAAGCGATTCAGAGCCTGAGCGACTCGGTGAATACCTTCATAAAATGTATCGCTTTTATCTTGAGCATAACTTTGATACGGTGATGCGCTCCAAAGCGGTTTGGGATAGTTTTGTCGATACCGTCCAACAGAGTTTCCCACAGTCGGCAGCTAATTACGGTTATCCCAATGCGGAGTTCGCTTTAGAGGATATTACTACCGCATTACAGTGGCTTTACCATTGGTTCTTCCCACTGGCTAACCCACTTCCGAAGGTAGATGTTACCCATACCTCAATGGCGGGTATCAGCACAATGATTGGGATAGTAGCCAAACTGGAATACGGCACCGCTTTTCTACTATCCGAGCATGGCATTTATCTGCGTGAACGTTATCTGGAAGAAGCCCAATCTTCCGGCAGCTTATTTCTGAAACTTTTCAAGTTGCGTTTTGCGCGGCGCATGACCGACCTCAGCTACGCTGCCAGCGATCAGGTATCCCCTTGCTGCGATTACAACCAACGCTGGGAATTGCAGAGCGGCGCGGTCAAAGACCGTTTAAGAACTATTTATTATGGCGCGGACGACCAGAAATTTTACGCGGCGGGCAAACCAATTGGCGAACCTCCCGTAGTAGTGTGGGTTGGACGCATTAATCCGCTCAAGGATGTAATGACCTTGTTGAAGGCGGCAGCCCTAGTACATGAATCGCGCCCTGATATTAAATTCCAGCTTTATGGTTCGCCACCGCTGGAAGATATCCCTTATTACGAAGAATGCAAAGCTTTACAGTCCAGCCTTGGACTGGAAGAGGCTGTTATTTTTAAGGGCTACGCTTCCAATACCGCCGAAGCTTACAATGAAGGCGATGTTGTAGTGCTTTCCAGCATTTCCGAGGGCTTTCCCTTTGCTACTCTGGAAGCGATGCTTTGCGGAAAACCGATTGTAGCAACCTCTGTGGGGGGTATTCCAGAGCAAATCGCGGGCTGCGGTTTCGTGGTAGAGCCACGCAATCCAAAGGAAATGGCAGACGCAATCCTTAAATTGATGAACGACAAAGAGCTTTGCGCTCAACTCGGCGTGGCTGCTCGCGAAAAGGCTTTGCAAGAGTTCAGCGTTCGCCAATCGCGCGAAGCCTATATGACCAGCTACTACCGAATTACCAACCGCACCATGCCGGAAGCTTTATTTGCCGCCGGAGTGGAAACCAAAGTATTAAACTCAGCCTTGCCCATCGATGTAGCGCTGACAGATGCCTTCATGTTTATGCCTTCCGGTGGAGAGTCGGGCTTGCTGGTAAACCTAAACGATGGTTCAAGGCAGCCCTCCTATGCCTTCCACGAATACGAGCAGGAAGAATTCGCTGCCCCCTCCGCTTTTAACGGGCATAGCGGTGTCTCTCAATTAATAATTACCGGAAGCAGTTACCTGTCACAAGCAAACAATAGCTATTCGGAAGCGGATATTATCGCTCAGGCTGACGAAGAAATACTGTTTGAGAATGTGGCTATTATCAGCGACACTACCCAAGAAATCGTAGCAGAACCTGAGCGAGTGGAAGTGACCGTTGAAATGGTTCGAGTTATGGCGGATGAAGTGATGCGCCATTGCCCTCAGCCGCTGGATTTTCTTGAAGTAACGGCTATTATCGAATCGTTCGGCACAACCGATGATATTGCGCGGCATCAATACGGTGCGCCTGATACTTTTGCTTTAGCTAAAGCAGTGCTGGCAATTATCCGAGAAGAGCATCCCCCAATGGTCGGGGTTACGCGCAAAGACCGTCCCGCGCCGCTCAGTAGTTTGCGCTTAAAAATAATGCAGTACAGCAGCGGACCGATTGCGCTCTTGCCGGGCTTGCTGATAATTGGCATTATTCAGTTTTATGCAATTTCCGGGCAGTTTGCCTCTGACCAGATAATGGCGTTAAGTTTGGGTATTAGCGCGGGGCTGTTATTAACAAACGGCTTCCTACAAGCAATAATGCGCCGAACCTCTATCTGTTTGAGCCTGAACAACTCCCGCTCTGCCGGTAAATATCTGGCGCGTAGCCTGCGCTTGGCAGCTTTCTCAGTAATCGGGCTGGCAATTACGGCTATGCTACTTGCAAGCTGGTTCAATATTTATACCTTTGAAGACCGTTTGTTGTTCTGTCTCGCCTATACCGCCTTTTCTATTATCTGGCTGGCGGGTGGCTCTTTGAGTCTGTTGAAAGCGCAAGTGTGGCTCGGTATTGCGTTGGCGAGCGGGTTAGGGTTGGCAATTGCAAGCAACCTTTTAACGGGACTCTTTTTAAGAGAACACCTTATTGTGAGTACGGTAGTCGGTTTTGTTGCCACATTAGGGATAATTTTCTATACGGTTAGAGGAAGGTTTGCCAAAATTCGTAAAAACGTTAAACGCGAAAGAGCCGCGCTACCCTCCAATTCTTATATGCTATACGAAGCCGCCCCTTATTTCACCTATGGTATGTTCTATGTGGCGTTTATCACCGCCCCCCACTTTTTGGGTTGGTTAGGAAAAGTAAGCGGGGATCAATCGCGTTCTTGGGCTATTGCCAGTCTGGAACTAGGCTTAACCTTGGCGTTGCCCCCGCTGGTATTGGTGGGCGGTTTTGCCGAACGCGCCGTACGCCTGTTTTGGGAAGAAGCAAAAGTAGCCCAAGCAAACACCTCTGGGTTAGCGGTTGATCAGTTCGGGCGGCGGTTATTGGTTTTCTACCGACATGAGCGGCGGCGTTATAGTATCGCCCTTTTCTTGGTCAGTGTAGTTTTTGCTATCCCCATCTGGCTATTAATCCACTTCGATATATTTTCAGCGTGGATTGGGGTAAATACCGATGCGGTGGTTATCTTCTTTATCGCCGGGTTGGTCGCTTATTACTGGTTAGGGCAAGGGCTGTTTAACTGCATGTTCGGGCTAACCTTGGCGCGTCCTACCGTAGCGGTACGGGCAGTGGTAGTAGGCATGATAGTTATGCTGGTGCTAGGAATCCCGCTAGCCTTGAACGTGGATTTCAAATACTGCTTGGCAGCTTTTATTGCCGGTTCGTTGGCTTTTGTAATTGCTTCTTCTCGGCTAACCCAAAAGGTACTTGCTTCGGCGGATTATTATTATTTTGCAGCCGCCTAG
- a CDS encoding IS5 family transposase, which produces MSTRKAYPTDPSDAEWEIIMPYFPPNSREGRPRVHPYREIVCAIFYLLKTGCQWEMLPQEFPHWKTVYHYYRLWRWNGLWQRIYEALHQKVRVKAGRNPQPSAGIIDSQSVKTTEVGGIRGYDAGKKVNGRKRHLLVDTLGFPIVVKVQAANIQDRDGAIEVLATAENKCRTLKLVWADGGYSGKLVEWVAGMFDFELEIVKRTDDIKGFKVQPRRWVVERTHAWIGRNRRMAKEYERLPQHSEANIYISMIRLALKRLSKLSP; this is translated from the coding sequence ATGAGTACAAGAAAAGCTTACCCTACCGACCCGAGCGATGCCGAGTGGGAAATCATTATGCCATATTTCCCCCCTAACAGTCGAGAAGGTCGTCCCAGAGTACATCCCTATCGTGAAATAGTCTGCGCCATCTTCTACTTACTCAAAACTGGTTGCCAATGGGAAATGCTTCCACAAGAGTTTCCTCATTGGAAAACAGTCTATCACTACTACCGTCTGTGGCGCTGGAACGGTCTTTGGCAACGTATTTACGAGGCACTACACCAAAAAGTGCGAGTTAAGGCAGGACGAAATCCCCAACCCAGCGCTGGTATCATCGATAGCCAGTCAGTAAAAACCACCGAAGTTGGAGGAATACGGGGTTACGATGCAGGAAAAAAGGTGAATGGGCGCAAGCGGCACCTGCTGGTGGACACCTTGGGCTTTCCGATCGTGGTCAAAGTACAAGCTGCGAATATACAAGATCGAGATGGGGCAATAGAAGTGCTGGCCACTGCTGAGAATAAATGCCGTACCCTGAAGTTGGTATGGGCGGATGGAGGTTACAGCGGAAAGTTGGTAGAGTGGGTGGCTGGAATGTTCGATTTTGAACTGGAAATAGTCAAACGCACCGACGATATTAAAGGTTTTAAGGTACAACCGCGTCGTTGGGTAGTAGAACGGACGCATGCCTGGATCGGGCGGAACCGACGAATGGCGAAAGAGTATGAGCGTTTACCACAGCATTCGGAAGCCAATATTTACATTTCTATGATCCGTTTGGCTCTCAAAAGGCTTTCTAAACTTTCGCCTTGA